From one Thermomicrobiales bacterium genomic stretch:
- a CDS encoding metallophosphoesterase family protein, whose translation MTILVVSDIHANLAALDAVLVAAGPVDAVWNLGDTVGYGPFPGDCIDRIVGLRPEVMLLGNHDAAATALLSLDEFNSIARAATLWTADQLTSEQRVFLAGLPSSVSIRDCLCVHGSPRHPLWEYVYSARIANAGFKAFDESVCFLGHTHLQLFITEAMASNGIAPALPQDGDTLDLAGERFIVNPGSVGQPRDGNPKAAFALFEPIEQRVVFRRVRYDIERTQAAMRSAGLPSPLIARLSSGV comes from the coding sequence ATGACGATACTAGTCGTTTCCGACATTCACGCGAATCTGGCCGCACTGGACGCAGTTCTCGTCGCGGCCGGCCCGGTCGATGCCGTCTGGAACCTCGGAGACACCGTCGGGTATGGACCGTTTCCTGGCGATTGCATCGACCGGATCGTCGGCCTCCGCCCGGAAGTCATGCTCCTCGGCAACCACGACGCCGCGGCAACAGCGCTCCTTTCCCTTGACGAGTTCAACTCGATCGCGCGTGCCGCGACGCTCTGGACTGCCGACCAGTTGACCAGCGAACAGCGAGTATTCCTGGCCGGCTTGCCTTCCAGCGTGTCTATTCGCGATTGCCTGTGCGTTCATGGAAGCCCTCGTCATCCATTATGGGAATATGTCTACTCAGCGAGAATCGCGAATGCGGGTTTCAAAGCGTTCGATGAGTCCGTCTGCTTCCTTGGCCACACCCATTTGCAGCTGTTCATCACAGAAGCAATGGCCAGCAACGGCATTGCTCCGGCACTGCCTCAGGATGGCGATACTCTCGATCTAGCCGGGGAACGATTCATCGTGAACCCCGGCTCCGTCGGTCAACCGCGGGACGGAAATCCGAAGGCGGCGTTCGCGCTTTTTGAGCCAATCGAGCAACGAGTGGTGTTTCGTCGCGTTCGCTACGATATTGAGCGGACTCAGGCGGCAATGCGATCGGCAGGGCTTCCCTCGCCGCTTATTGCGCGCTTGTCATCGGGCGTATGA